Sequence from the Lycium ferocissimum isolate CSIRO_LF1 unplaced genomic scaffold, AGI_CSIRO_Lferr_CH_V1 ctg29100, whole genome shotgun sequence genome:
tgaatttttttttacgcCATTGGAGGGACCAGTGGTGGAGCCGAAGGGGTTTTATGGTGGACTCCTATAATACTGCGCTATAGGGGAGAGAAAGTTTGTTTTAGCGCAGTATTTCACTTAATGGCTCCGTCACGGTTAAGTGCTTCaacgcattattttactgcgctaaaggtacttttgtaccaattttttttttttggggggtattttggttcactttgaTTTTTAACGGGTCATTTTGGTTCTGGACTCATATAATGCGCGTCGAAATTGATGGTGTGCAGAAGTTAGTAGCAATACTTGTACGCAAgtatttatttctttatattttgaattttaacaGTAACTTATGGTGTGCGGAAGCTAGTAGCCAGAGGCGGATTCACCCTTTAGGTGGGGGTGGCATGGCACTCCCttgattaataaattttttatataattatgttgtaatttgcttaaattaggttaaatatttgatcctgtCACCCCCAGTCGTAAATTAGACAAAGATGCCACGGCTGgtagacacaagtttgaatctatcttgaacatttttCGACACCCGTTTTTCTTTGCGCTTTTTACTTCCTTTATACTGGTAATTCCCTTTTCGACCCTCCCAactttctatttatctttttattatttatattgcctttcctcttttctattattttatctgtgatttCTAGCGACAACACACAAATAGcaacttcaaaattccttaaattaagcattctcTTAATCTCAAACTAGAGCAATCAGTGATATTGACAAATTGGGACCAATTCCGATCAGATCTATGGAAAACAAGGGGGATACGTCACCTAAGCTAGGGGGCAACACAAATCATGAAGCTAAGATGATGGATGTAACCATAGACGAGCAGAGGAAGCAGCTAGAAACTAATTTGGTGGCAGATCTAAACCAGAATAAAACCAACCACAGTCCTCACAAGTCCAAAGTAGCGGTGGATAGGAGAATATACTTGGTTGGATAGACATTACTGCTCCCAGGCGAGGAAGGACGGAAATCATGGGCGGATGAGGCGGAACATACGGAGGCATACCCGACTGGTCTCGACGAAGGAGAATGAGTCGGTGGCATCTATGCCGGGACAACTTTGACATCACAAAAAATCTCTAATGCGGGTTTCAAGCTGGATTATGTAAGGCCGGTTAGTGCAGGAACTCAACTCATAGTGGAAATTGAGGAAGACGACATCGCTTCTGAACTTGAATATTGGAAGAACGCAGTGGTATGCTACGTGCTTGGAGCACACCCACCATTCTCGGTCGAATGGCTATATTCGGAAGACAATGGGGGAAATGGGGGATTAATAAAATAGCAATGTTGAAGAATGGAATAGTGTTGGTGAGGTTTGGCCGGTCTTTGGGGGAAAAATGAAGTAATTCAAGGTGGAATATACCACTTCGACAACAAACCACCGATAGTGAAAGCATGGGATGCGGATATGGACTTCTCGCGAGAGGGCGTATTCGGTTCCAATTTGGATCAAGTTGCACGCGCTTGACTTCAAATCTTTGAGTGCCAAGGGCCTAAGTAAGATAGGGAGCCTTGTGGGGAAGCCACTTATGGTCGATAAGAACACGGAGAAAAAGGTGGGACTAAATTTTGCCAAGCTGTTAGTTGAAGTGAAAATTGGTAGTGCACTGCCAGATACGATCTATTTCCGGAATGAGAGGGGGAAGGTGATAGAGCAAAAGGTGATGTATGATTGGAAACCATCAGTGTGTTCCATATGTCAAAAGTATGGGCATACGGCTGAAATTTGTAGAAGGAATAAGGCGAATGAGAAGAGACGAGGAAACCCAAATCAAGGAAACCACCACAAAGGAGAGCGGCAATGGAGTACACCGATGGGGCCGATCGGAAGTGCGGGGCAGCAAGTTAGGAGTAACCTACCCCATCAAGGGAAATGGAGAAAACAGGTAGGAAGGAGGGAACATCAAGATGCAAGCTTGGTTCTAGCTACCACAAGTGGAACAAAGATAGTGCAGGTTGAAAATTCGTTTCAGCCACTGGAGAATGCTAGAATGGAAAATGAAGTGCAAGCCACGCAAGCTGGCCAGACTGAGGGGACAAAAAATTACCCCTCAGGGCATGGTTAAGCTGTTAAGCTGGAACGTAAGAGGCCTAAATGGCCTCAATAAGCAGAAGGAGGTTCGACTCCTCTGCAATGAACAGGAAGTTGGGCTAGTTGGGTTGTTAGAAACACGAataaaaaacaacaaagttAATATGATAGCTGATAGTATGTTTAATGGTTGGCATCACCATAGTAATCATGCCTCCCATTATAATGGAAGGATATGGATCATATGGAGGGCCGGACTTGGTCGAGAGATTGATATAATACGGGAAATGGCCTGTCGTCACCTGTCGGGTGAAATTCATTCCCATGCAACTTGAGTTCGTGGCAACTTTTGTGTACGCCTATAACGTAAAGGAAGAAAGGAAGATCTTTGTGGGATCATATAAGTCATCTAAGTGTAAATCGAAAGGAGCCGTGGATAATATTGGGAGATTTTAATGCCGTGTTGCATCGAGATGATAGAATGGGAGGGATTTCGATTTACTCTAGGCGAGGTAATCGATTTCCAAAAGCCGTATTGATAATTGTGGGTTGGAGGAAATGGCCAATTCGGGGAACAAATATACCGGAGCGACAGCGAGGGTTGCcggatttttttcaaaaattgataGAGTGTTAGTCAATGGTGAGTGGGTGGATCAGATGCCGGATATAACTGCGCATGTACTACCAGAGGGAATCAGCGATCACTGCCCTTTAATGGTTCAGAGGTCACAGCCATCTTCTAAGAAGGTGAAATCCTTCAAATATTGCAATGTATGGAGCACCCACCCAGATTTCGGGGATATCATACAATCGTGTTGGAGTCGACTTATCGGGGGTTGTAAGATGTTTCGAGGTAGTGTGCAAACTAAAGGCACTAAAACGTAAGCTAAGAGTCGCATAAAGCGAGTTTTGCAATTTGATGCAACGGGCAAATCGGGATAGAGGCATTGAGGAGGGTCCAACGTCAACTGCAGCAGACCCCTTTGAATAATGATATACAAAGGGAGGAAAAGGAACTAAATGCTAAGTTCAGAAGGTCAGTCTTCTTGGCTGAATCATTATTACTACAGAGGAGCAAAGCAACTTGGATAAGGCAAGGAGACGATAATACCAAATACTTCTTCTCTGTGATTAAAAAGAGGAAGCTAATTCAAACCATCACTCTCATTCGGGATGAACAAGGGCGGCGACGACAAGATGAACAAGCACAAGTAACAGAGGTGTTTGTGAGATATTATCAACAACTCTTGGGTGACTCTGGGGGTCCAAGGAAACCAGCCGATGATAGAATATTTGCGCATGGACCTACGGTATCAGCAGAACAGCAATGGGGGCTACTTCAGCCATTTAACATGCATGAGATTAAAACAGCGATGTTCAGCATCAAGGCCAACAAAAGCCCAGGCCCGGATGGATACGGAGGGGGATTTTATAGAGCAGCATGGGATATAGTGGGAaatgaggtatgtgaagctgtCTTGGAGTTCTTCGCAAGTGGAAAAATCCTGAAACAAATAAATGCCACTATGATCACCATCATCCCCAAAGTTGAGAAACCAGTCCAGGCTAGTCAGTTCCGCCAATTGCGTGTTGTAATGTCTTGTATAAATGCATCTCCAAATTGCTATGTAGCAAAGCTAAAAAGAGGTCTTACCAACAATAGTGAATCCTACAAAAGTCGCGTTTGTACAAGGCAGATCACTAGTCCAAAATGTTCTTGTGTGCCACGACCTACTAAGGCATTATAACAGACAAACTACTCTAAGGTGTTTAATGAAAATTGATCTGCGGAAGGCGTACGACATGGTCAAATGGGAGTTTGTGAGAGAGATGCTAAAGGGATTTGGCTTCCCTCCAAAATTCATTCAATTAGTGATGGAGTGTGTGACTACGCCTTGGTTTTCTATCAAAATTAATGGAGAGGGCTGTGGATTTTTTCCAGGAAAAAGAGGGCTACGACAAGGTGACCCAATCTCACCCCTCCTCTTCGTCCTGGTTATGGAGTATTTCTTAAGAATAATGGCAAGGATGAGCAAGCTGCCTGATTTCAGATTCCACCCAATGTGTAAAAAACAACAACTCACCCACCTAACGTTTTTCGATGATCTAATGATAGTATGCAAAGGGACAGAGGCCTCGGTAACTAGAGTAATGGAAGCTATTAAGTATTTCTCGGCTACAACCGGTCTAAGTGCAAACAGGGATAAGTCAAGTATATTCATAGCAGGGGTAAAAGACAACGTTAAACAGAGGCTGCTAGAGATAACAGGATTTGTCGAAGATGCTTTCCCAATAAAATACCTCGGGCTGCCACTATCTCACAAGAAATGGAGCAAAATGGAATGCCACCAGCTGTGCCTTAAGATCACCGAGAAGACGAGGGCATCCGCAACTAGACACCTATCATATGCAGGCCGAATCCAGGTAATTAATTCAGTACTATTCTCTCTGTACAAT
This genomic interval carries:
- the LOC132043842 gene encoding uncharacterized protein LOC132043842, which codes for MRIWTSRERAYSVPIWIKLHALDFKSLSAKGLSKIGSLVGKPLMVDKNTEKKVGLNFAKLLVEVKIGSALPDTIYFRNERGKVIEQKVMYDWKPSVCSICQKYGHTAEICRRNKANEKRRGNPNQGNHHKGERQWSTPMGPIGSAGQQVRSNLPHQGKWRKQVGRREHQDASLVLATTSGTKIVQVENSFQPLENARMENEVQATQAGQTEGTKNYPSGHG
- the LOC132043841 gene encoding uncharacterized protein LOC132043841; translated protein: MANSGNKYTGATARVAGFFSKIDRVLVNGEWVDQMPDITAHVLPEGISDHCPLMVQRSQPSSKKRSKATWIRQGDDNTKYFFSVIKKRKLIQTITLIRDEQGRRRQDEQAQVTEVFVRYYQQLLGDSGGPRKPADDRIFAHGPTVSAEQQWGLLQPFNMHEIKTAMFSIKANKSPGPDGYGGGFYRAAWDIVGNEVCEAVLEFFASGKILKQINATMITIIPKVEKPVQASQFRQLRVVMSCINASPNCYVAKLKRGLTNNSESYKSRVCTRQITSPKCSCVPRPTKAL